From Corynebacterium pseudotuberculosis:
CCCATTCCCACAAAAATGTCAGCAATAGTTTCGCTGAGCTCTGTGATCGGATGCAAGGCACCGAGTTGTCGACGAGTAGTAGGCACTGTGACGTCTACGCGTTCAGCTTTTAGTACTTCTGCATTCCGCTTTTCTTCCAGAACAACCTTGGCTTCGGAATAACGCTTTTCCACGCGTCCCCGGGCCATGTTAACTAATCGGCCCGCTTCTTTTCGTTTTTCTTTTGCAATCGATCCCAAAGCACGACGTGCTTGTGGAATCGGCGCAGAGTCACCAAGGTGAGCTCGACGCGCCTCAGCCAAGTCCTCCAAGGTCTGAGCAGTGGTAAAAGCCTCAATAGCCGCTTCCGCAGCGACATTCAAGCCTTCTTCGGTTAAGTCCACCGACGAATTATCCGGTTGATCAGACACTCAGCGCTCCTCTGTTGGGTCCATAGTCTTTCGAGTAACCCTCACATCATACCCACACTGGGAATGGAGAAAATGAGTCAGGGCAAGCGAGTCGCAAGCCCCTCCTACTATGAGGTTCCTTCCTGATCCCTCCATCTAGCGCATTCAGCTTATCTACAGGTGGTTTTGGTCCGAAAGGAGGGTCTTTGAAGACTCATAAAGGCACACTGAAGCGGCAGTCGCCAGATTCAGCGATTCGGCTCTGCCCCGGATAGGAATACACACACGATGGTCGGCCTTCTCCATGAGAGATTCTTCTAGGCCGTGTGCCTCATTGCCCATAAGCCAAGCAGTCGGATGGGAAAGCACGTCCCCCGCATTATCCAGGCTTATTTCCCCTTGTGCAGTGGTAGCAAGTATCTTCAGCCCCCGGGCTTTGAGGGAATCCCAAACCCTCTGCAGATTAGGTTCACGTACTACCGGTATGTGAAAAAGAGAGCCAGCACTCGATCTCACTGCCTTAGGCCCTTGTGGATCCACCGTGTTCCCAGCAAAAATGATGCAGTCGGCTCCCATTGCATCTGCTACGCGAATAAGAGTTCCGGCGTTACCTGGCTCCGATGTCTCTACGGGGACACACACTAAACGCGGCTGTCCTTTCAACGCAGACTTAATATCCCATAGGACAGGTCGGCATACCGCAAAAATTCCAGTGGTATTTACCGTATCCGACAAACTTTTGGCAGCGCGATCGGTAATCGGATGGACATATATTCCCATATGCTTGGCAGCAGTGATCACATCAACAAATTTTTGCGCTGCTGTTTCCGTTACAAATACGTCAGTAGCTGCTCCCGTGCTTACGGCTGCTTCGACGCTGTTCTCCCCCTCTGCTAGGAACCGATCTGCCTTTTTTCTTCCTGCGGTGCGTAGAAGCTTAGCGGCGTTGATTACTCGGGGGGTTCTTTCGCTAAAAGGCTGATCAAAATCCAGTTCCATGGGAAAAACCATATCAGCAATGCATGTTGCCACCTGACGTCCCACTCTTTACTGCAAAAATTACGCAAGTGAGTTGTCTATCACATCTGTTAAAATTCAATACTCAAGAATTTCAATGTTAATTTTAAGGTTGAAAAGTATGTGGTACGTCACCAATTTCTGATGTCCCACCGCCATATCTTTTAGGAAGGTTTCTCTCAAACACCATGGGCAATAAAGTCATCTACGGAGCGCTAAGCCGAGTTTTTTCTATCGTTCTCATTGTCGTCGGAGCTGCCGCCATCTTCGGCGGCACATACGCACATGGTTTTGTGCGCGAGCAGCTAGTCCAAGAAAAAATCACCATGCCTACACAAGAAGGTATAGACAAGCTCAAGGACCAAAAGTCCAGAGAAATCCTAACCCAGTGGATCGGCCAAGACCTCACCACAGGACCGCAGGCCAAGGCTTACGCAGATAATTACATCTGGCAACATATGTTGGCTTCTGCTGATGGGAAGACGTTCCAGGAGATGGGAACTGTGATCAACGAGGCAAAGAAGAAGGGAGCCTCCGAAGAGGAAATAGCTAAGTTGCAAAAAATACGCGATTCCCTTTTCCAGGGAGATACCCTACGTGGCATCCTACTGAGCGCTTATGGATGGTGGCTCGTTGGATCGATCGCTATGTGGGCGGGCATCGGAATGGCAATTCTTGGCGTTGTTCTAGCCATCCTAGGATTCGGAGTTATGCGCACCAAGCGTGCTTAATTCATTCATCATCTCAAGCTCCTCATCCGCTCGTTGTAAGGCGGAAGAGGAGCTTTTAGCATGCAGTGAGCTTGTCAAGGTTTGCGTGGCATACGTGTACCCCATAAAAATATCCGCCTCGTAAGTACTTCTACGAGCGGATATCCTGTTTAATTTTAGAGCTAAATTAAGCAGCCTTAGGAGCGTTAACGTCCTCAGGAAGCGCAGCCTTAGCAGCTTCGCAAATCGCAGAGAATGCAGCGAAGTCGTTCACAGCCAGGTCAGCAAGAACCTTACGATCAACCTCGATCTCTGCAAGACGAAGACCCTGAATGAGACGGTTGTAGGTGATGTCGTTCATACGAGCTGCAGCGTTGATACGAGTGATCCACAGCTTACGGAACTCAGACTTACGCGCGCGACGATCGCGATAAGCGTAGGTCATGGAGTGGAGCCACTGCTCCTTTGCCTTACGGTATAGGCGGGAACGCTGGCCGCGGTAGCCTTTGGCGGCCTTGAGAATCTCGCGACGCTTCTTCTTAGCATTCAGTGAGCGCTTAACACGTGCCACAGTGAAAACTTCCTTATCGTTTTTAGGTTCTTAAAGAGAAATGAGGATAGTTGGAGGCGTAATTACGCCATACCCAAGAGGCGCTTGACGCGCTTGGTGTCAGCCTTGGAGACGTCCTCAGTACCCTTCAAGCGACGAGTGCGAGTGGAGGGCTTGCCCTCGAGAAGGTGGCGACGGTTGGCGCGCTCACGACGCAGCTTGCCGGAGCCGGTGACCTTGACGCGCTTAGCGGTGCCCTTGTGGGTCTTCTGCTTCATGGAATTTACGTCCTTTTAGTGTCTTTAAAGTATTACTTCTTGCCCTTGCGGACCGGCCCGAAAACCATCGTCATATTACGACCATCTTGCTTAGGCTTTGTCTCCACAATGCCAAAATCTGCGACATCATCCGCAAGACGCTCCAGCAAACGGAACCCTAGTTCCGGGCGAGACTGCTCACGACCACGGAACATAATGGTGACCTTCACTTTGGAACCCTTTTCAAGGAACCGGATCACATTGTTCTTTTTTGTCTCATAATCGTGATCGTCGATTTTGGGACGGAACTTCTGCTCCTTGACCACGGTCTGCTGCTGGTTTTTCCGAGCTTCACGCGCCTTCTGTGCCTGCTCGTATTTGAACTTTCCATAGTCCATAATCTTGCAAACGGGCGGTTTAGCATTAGGAGCAACCTCGACAAGATCAAGGTCTGCTTCGTAAGCGAGCTTGCGGGCGTCGTCGATACGCACGATGCCCACCTGTTCTCCGTTGGGGCCGACAAGGCGGACCTCGGGAACTCGGATGCGCTCATTGATGCGAGCTTCAGCGCTGATGGGGACTCCTCAAGTAGCAATTAATGTGATGTACCGCGCCCATCGCCCGTAGATTTCACCTAAATACATAAAGACATAGAAAAACCCGTCCATCTTTAAACAATGAACGGGAGATCCATGCATATGCGACTTTCACGTCACATCATGTACCCTTTTACCTTTGTCCTGCAGACATATGTCTGCGGCTTCAGGTGGGATGATCTCCACTTGCGACCTGAATAAATAAAGCCGTTCAACTTGAAAACAAGTAAGACTTTACCCATCCAGGCGGTAGTAGAGATAACCATATCAACACTAACACCTACATACAAATCGGCGATTTTACTAGGCCGGCTGTTTACCTAAGACTTCCTTTAAAAAAGCTCCAGTGTAAGAACCTGAAACGGCCGCAACGGCTTCCGGCGTTCCTTCTGCAACCACAGTACCTCCACCAGACCCTCCTTCTGGGCCCATATCGATAATCCAGTCAGCAGCCTTTATTACATCCAAATTATGCTCGATTACTATGACCGAATTTCCTTTATCCACTAATCCCTGGATAACAAGCATGAGCTTTCTAATATCTTCAAAATGAAGTCCTGTTGTCGGCTCATCCAAAATATAAATAGTTCTCCCGTTGGAGCGTTTCTGCAACTCTGAGGCAAGTTTTACGCGTTGTGCTTCACCTCCAGAAAGTGTGGTCGCTGACTGCCCTAATCTGACGTACCCCAAACCCACTTCTGTCAAAGTTTTAAGGTAACGGTGAATCGAGGTGATTGGCTCAAAGAATTCAGCAGCCTCACTTATCGGCATATCAAGGACTTCGGCGATATTTTTTCCCTTGTACTTAACTTCCAAAGTCTCACGATTGTAGCGAGCGCCCTGACAAACCTCACACGGAACATAGACATCAGGCAAGAAATTCATCTCAATCTTCAAAGTTCCGTCGCCCTGGCACGCTTCGCACCTCCCGCCTTTAACGTTGAAAGAGAAACGGCCGGCTTTATAGCCTCGAACTTTGGCTTCAGAGGTCTCCGCGAACAAGGTTCTAATTTTATCAAAGACCCCTGTATACGTTGCGGGATTGGAACGAGGCGTGCGCCCGATGGGAGATTGATCAACCTGCACTAATTTATCTAGGTTCTCCATCCCTTCAACGCGTTTTGCCCTCCCCGGGACATTTCGTGATCTATTCAGCTCATTGCCTAAGACCTTTGCAAGAATCTGATTGATTAACGTTGATTTACCCGAGCCCGATACTCCCGTAATACAGGCAAGTACTCCCAAAGGTATTTCAACATCAATATCTCTCAGATTGTTTTCTCGCGCCCCCACAACTTTGAGCTTGCGGTTTGGATCAATGCTTCGGCGTTCATCCGGCACTCCGAGGACTTTTCGACCAGAAAGATAGGCACCAGTGATGGATTCCTCGCACTCAATGATTCCCTGAGGCTTGCCCTGGTAAACAATTTGTCCACCGTACTCACCGGCCTTTGGCCCTACGTCGATAAGCCAATCTGCTGCACGGATAGTGTCCTCATCATGCTCTACAACGATGAGGGTATTACCAATATCGCGAAGCCGCTCGAGCGTAGCAATCAAACGCTGGTTATCTCGTTGATGCAGTCCAATCGAGGGTTCATCGAGAACATAGAGAACTCCAGCCAGCCCGGAACCAATCTGTGTAGCTAAACGAATACGCTGGGCTTCCCCTCCAGACAATGTGCCTGCGCTCCGGTTTAGAGTGAGGTAGTTCAGCCCAACATCTAGCAAGAATTTCAACCTAGCATTAATTTCCTTCAGTACAGCTCCGGCAATAATCTCTTCACGCTTACCCAGCACCAAGGACTTTAAGAATTCAGCCGCATCATTAACGGAAAGCTCACTCAATCCTGCGATAGAAAGCTCACCATGAGAGGTAGACCTGATACGAACAGCTAAGATCTCCGGACGCAAGCGAGCGCCGCCACATGTTTTACATGCATCTTCGCGGGTGTACTGAAGTAGCCGATCCTTCTGAGATTCAGAACCGGTTTGCTCTAACTTTCTCTCGATATACCCCAAAACGCCTTCAAAAGGCGCTGTCCAATTTCGCACTCGGCCATAACGGTTTTTATAACGTACAGTCACCTCATCAGAGCTACCGTTAATAAGTGCATTTTGTTGAGCTTTGGTTAACTTGCTGAAAGGAGTTTCGGGATCAAACCCCAGGGCCGCAGCAAGTCCTTCAATAAGTTTTTGAAAATATTTATGATTTGGGCTCGAGTTCCAAGGCTGAACGCAGCGCACCACGGGAGCGTCTTTATCTGGAATCAGAAGATCGACGTCTACTACCGTTCGGGTTCCTAAACCATCGCAATCAGGGCACGCACCATAAGGAGAATTAAAAGAGAAAGAACGCGGTTCAAGCTCATCCACACTTAATACGTGGCCATTAGGACACGCCATTTTCTCCGAGAAACGACGAACTCGATGTGGATCAGAGGAATCTAAGGACACAAAATCCAAAGCAACAACCCCATCGGCTAATCCCAATGCTGTCTCTACAGAGTCTGTTAAACGCTGTCGCTGCGATGGCTTCACCTGAAGTCTATCCACAACCACGTCAATATCATGCTTGATTTGTTTCTTCAGCTTAGGAGGCTCTGTTAAAGAATATACCTCGCCATCAACCTGCACTCGTGAGAAACCTTGAGAAGCTAAGTCCGCGAAAAGATCAACGAATTCACCTTTGCGAGTGCGTACTACAGGAGCCAGAACCTGGAACTTTAATCCCTCTTCCATTGCTAATACCTGGTCGACGATCTGCTGTGGAGTCTGACGCTCAATTACTGCATCACAGACCGGACAATGCGCAGTGCCAGCTCGAGCAAACAAGAGTCGGAGATAATCATAAATCTCTGTAATCGTGCCCACCGTGGAGCGCGGATTACGGTTAGTGGACTTCTGATCAATAGAAACAGCAGGAGAAAGACCATCGATGAAATCCACATCCGGCTTATCCATCTGCCCTAAAAACATTCGGGCATATGAAGACAAAGACTCAACATAGCGCCGTTGTCCCTCGGCAAAAATCGTGTCAAAAGCTAAGGATGATTTTCCTGATCCCGATAGCCCCGTGAACACGACCATAGAATCGCGCGGAATATCAATATTCACGCCTTTTAGGTTGTGTTCCCGTGCACCACGTACTACAAGACGATCTGCCACTCTGTTCCATTCCTCATCATTGCCGAGTGATTAATACTCGTTATACCCAATAGCCCATGTTTCTTCATCAATACTCTGTTTAACCGCAAGCTATCACCGCTCCCCTCCCCAGAAGAAAGGCTCGGGACTCCAGCCTCTTTTACATAACTGACTCATGCAACGTTGTATTCCCGACTCTGCACGCGGCCTTAGGCATCCACAGACCATAGTTTTAAACCAGACTACACCACATTCGAACATATGGACGCTTTTTCAATTCTTCGCTATCGTAGAATCTATGAATAACCAAGACATAACGCTTGCACACGTTTCAGTATCAGAGATGGATAACAACTGCTATCTCCTTTGCATAGGCAAAGAAGCATTGCTTATCGACGCAGCCGATAACCCACAAGCCCTATTAGATTTAGCCGCCGAAAACAATGTCTCCATTACTGCAGTTCTTAGCACCCACAGTCATTGGGATCATCTAAGAGCACTCCCTCAAATTCTTGAGCAGACAGGTGCCAAACACTTTGCGCCGCAGCCAGACGCTGCAGATATTAACGCCCCCGTAGATGTCTTGCTCACGGACTCAGATGTACTCCCATTCGCCGGCCACCATTTTCCGGTCCATATTCTGCACGGGCATACCACGGGCGGAGCAGCAATTGCAGTTCCCATCGGAGAAAACATGCATTTATTTGTAGGCGACTCGCTTTTCCCCGGCGGTATAGGAAAAACAAAAAACCACCAGGATTTTATACAGCTTTTAGACGATGTATCGACCAAACTTTTCCAAAAGTACCCCGATGATACAGTGGTCCATCCCGGACACGGCAAGTCCACAACGCTAGGGATAGAGCGCCCACATCTCGAAGAATGGCGAGCTCGCGGCTGGTAAGTCAGGGTACAAACGCTTATAGAGCAGATAGGCATAAAAGCTTCCTACATTCACAATTAGGAAGGAAAATTCCACCAACACAACGTATTGATATGTACCATGGCTTAAGTAGGCGTTGGATAACGCGCACACTGTTGCTACGGCATGCGCCAACTCGGATCGCTACCTTTCTGGTGATTATTTAGTGCGTTATCACCAAAATCCCCAACGGCTGCGCGTCGAATAAATTATGAAGGAGACTTTGCCCATGATTCGCAAGATCGCCCGACCGATGCTCGCTTCCGTTTATATTGCCGACGGCGCGGACACCGTTCTTAATAGTCAAGCTCACGTGGAAGGGACTCAGACCGTTCTCGGTCATCTTCGTGCAGTTCTTCCGCGAAAATACTACCGCCAGATACCAGATGACCCTAAGCTGATCACGCAGGCCGTAGGTGGCGCAAAGATTGGCGCAGGAACGTTACTTGCTTTGGGCAAATCTCCACGCCTCGCCGCAGCAACGCTTGCAACCCTAAGTGTTCCCACGATTCTTGCTCGCCACGCTTTCTGGGAAACTCAAGACCGTGAAGAAAAGACGGCTCGCAAACAAGGTTTCCTTACCAGCGTCGCTTTGCTCGGTGGGCTGGCTATCACCAGCGTGGATACAGCAGGAAAACCAAGCCTAAAGTGGCGTGCCGATAAAGCAGCGCAAAAAGCCAGTGCTCAAATCCAACAGGCACTTCCAACAAAATCCGAAACAGATAAGCTGGCTGAGCAGGCACAAGAAACTGCATCAGCTTTTGCATCCACAGCTAAAGATTGGATTGGAGACGCCACCGATAAGGTAGCCGAATATGCCCAATCTGCCCAGGATTACGTAGAAGATAATAAGGATGACTGGCTCACAACGGCTCAAAGCAACGCAAAGCTTGCTAAGAAAAAAGCTGTAAAAGTTGCAGCTAAAGCTCAAGAACGAGCTGCAGAGGCTTATGCCCAAGCTGAAAAGTCCACTGGCCGTTCCGCTAAAAAAGCCAACAAGAAAGCGTCTCGTTTACAAGACCAGGCAGAAAAGCCTTGAGCAAAGCAAAGAAGCGTTTCGACGGAGCTTTCTAGTTCCTGCCAAGTACGTAGACTACGCCGAATCGAGATACACGATTCGGCGTTTTAGTTTTCCTGGGCTCCTCGCGCGTCCTTGTTTGTTTTAACGCTATGCTAGATAGCTCTTCATACTTTTAACAAAGAAAGCTCTGTCTTGTAGACAGGGCATCAGATGAACTTATCGTCGAGTTTTATACACGTAATTGGGAAAGGCTGTGTATTGAAGTCTCAGCAGGGGTCAGAAAATAGTCAATCTGATGCAATCGTCGCCGAACAGGGATATGTGGACAAGCTTTTTGGCAAACTTGATGCTGAGGTCTTGCGCGCAAATGAACGACTACGTCAGGTCATGCTCCATGTAGATCCTTCGAACCCCGATGCAGAAGCCTTAGTACGCCGAGAGACAGAATACCACTCCCTCAATCAAAAGATTGATCGTCTTAACATTGCCCAACTAGGTCTGGTCTTTGGCCGCATCGATGTTTACACAGAGTCAACTGACTTAATCGATAATCCGTTGCCAGGACAGCCCCACGTCGATCGTCGTTATATCGGCAGGATGGGCCTAGATGATAAAGATGACGATTATCGAACACTATTACTTGATTGGCGCGCGCCCTTAGCTAGGCCTTTTTATTTAGCTACAACCGCCAACCCAGAGAATGTCTATGCACGAAGGCACATCCGCACACGTGGGCGCACAGTTATAGGAATCGATGATGAGTTTCTCTCTGGAGATCAGGCTACAGAAATAACCTCAATAACCTCCGCGAGCAGCGTTGTCAGTGAGTCTGCGCTCTACCGAGCGATGCAAGAAGCCCGGACTGGACACATGACTTCCATCGTGGAGACGATTCAGCGCGAACAAGATCAGATCATCCGCGACGAGACACGCGGAGTGATGGTTGTTGAAGGCGGTCCAGGTACCGGAAAAACTGCCGTTGCGCTCCACCGGATTGCTTACCTCTTGTACACATGGCGGGATCATCTAGCTAAATCTGGTGTACTTATCATCGGCCCCAATCGTACTTTTTTGGATTACATCTCTCGTGTGCTCCCTGAATTAGGAGAAACTGGAGTTGTTCTTTCCACTGTCGGAGATCTCTACCCAACAATTTCAGGTAATGCCTTTGAATCAATCCTGACACGGGAGGTCAAAGGTAGTGAAGAAATGGTCACCATCTTGAGCAGGACCGTGAAAAGTTATCAAATGGTTCCTCCTGATGCGCAGGAAATCATCATAGATGGCAACATCGAACTCACAATCCCATCCCGCATTATCAAGACAGCGCGTACTCGTGCTAGGAGAACACGTAGACCTCACGATGAAGCACAACCGCTTTTCAAAGAAGCCCTAGTTG
This genomic window contains:
- a CDS encoding MBL fold metallo-hydrolase, which gives rise to MQRCIPDSARGLRHPQTIVLNQTTPHSNIWTLFQFFAIVESMNNQDITLAHVSVSEMDNNCYLLCIGKEALLIDAADNPQALLDLAAENNVSITAVLSTHSHWDHLRALPQILEQTGAKHFAPQPDAADINAPVDVLLTDSDVLPFAGHHFPVHILHGHTTGGAAIAVPIGENMHLFVGDSLFPGGIGKTKNHQDFIQLLDDVSTKLFQKYPDDTVVHPGHGKSTTLGIERPHLEEWRARGW
- the rpmI gene encoding 50S ribosomal protein L35 yields the protein MKQKTHKGTAKRVKVTGSGKLRRERANRRHLLEGKPSTRTRRLKGTEDVSKADTKRVKRLLGMA
- a CDS encoding DoxX family protein is translated as MIRKIARPMLASVYIADGADTVLNSQAHVEGTQTVLGHLRAVLPRKYYRQIPDDPKLITQAVGGAKIGAGTLLALGKSPRLAAATLATLSVPTILARHAFWETQDREEKTARKQGFLTSVALLGGLAITSVDTAGKPSLKWRADKAAQKASAQIQQALPTKSETDKLAEQAQETASAFASTAKDWIGDATDKVAEYAQSAQDYVEDNKDDWLTTAQSNAKLAKKKAVKVAAKAQERAAEAYAQAEKSTGRSAKKANKKASRLQDQAEKP
- the infC gene encoding translation initiation factor IF-3; this translates as MSAEARINERIRVPEVRLVGPNGEQVGIVRIDDARKLAYEADLDLVEVAPNAKPPVCKIMDYGKFKYEQAQKAREARKNQQQTVVKEQKFRPKIDDHDYETKKNNVIRFLEKGSKVKVTIMFRGREQSRPELGFRLLERLADDVADFGIVETKPKQDGRNMTMVFGPVRKGKK
- the uvrA gene encoding excinuclease ABC subunit UvrA, translating into MADRLVVRGAREHNLKGVNIDIPRDSMVVFTGLSGSGKSSLAFDTIFAEGQRRYVESLSSYARMFLGQMDKPDVDFIDGLSPAVSIDQKSTNRNPRSTVGTITEIYDYLRLLFARAGTAHCPVCDAVIERQTPQQIVDQVLAMEEGLKFQVLAPVVRTRKGEFVDLFADLASQGFSRVQVDGEVYSLTEPPKLKKQIKHDIDVVVDRLQVKPSQRQRLTDSVETALGLADGVVALDFVSLDSSDPHRVRRFSEKMACPNGHVLSVDELEPRSFSFNSPYGACPDCDGLGTRTVVDVDLLIPDKDAPVVRCVQPWNSSPNHKYFQKLIEGLAAALGFDPETPFSKLTKAQQNALINGSSDEVTVRYKNRYGRVRNWTAPFEGVLGYIERKLEQTGSESQKDRLLQYTREDACKTCGGARLRPEILAVRIRSTSHGELSIAGLSELSVNDAAEFLKSLVLGKREEIIAGAVLKEINARLKFLLDVGLNYLTLNRSAGTLSGGEAQRIRLATQIGSGLAGVLYVLDEPSIGLHQRDNQRLIATLERLRDIGNTLIVVEHDEDTIRAADWLIDVGPKAGEYGGQIVYQGKPQGIIECEESITGAYLSGRKVLGVPDERRSIDPNRKLKVVGARENNLRDIDVEIPLGVLACITGVSGSGKSTLINQILAKVLGNELNRSRNVPGRAKRVEGMENLDKLVQVDQSPIGRTPRSNPATYTGVFDKIRTLFAETSEAKVRGYKAGRFSFNVKGGRCEACQGDGTLKIEMNFLPDVYVPCEVCQGARYNRETLEVKYKGKNIAEVLDMPISEAAEFFEPITSIHRYLKTLTEVGLGYVRLGQSATTLSGGEAQRVKLASELQKRSNGRTIYILDEPTTGLHFEDIRKLMLVIQGLVDKGNSVIVIEHNLDVIKAADWIIDMGPEGGSGGGTVVAEGTPEAVAAVSGSYTGAFLKEVLGKQPA
- the rplT gene encoding 50S ribosomal protein L20, with translation MARVKRSLNAKKKRREILKAAKGYRGQRSRLYRKAKEQWLHSMTYAYRDRRARKSEFRKLWITRINAAARMNDITYNRLIQGLRLAEIEVDRKVLADLAVNDFAAFSAICEAAKAALPEDVNAPKAA
- a CDS encoding TrmH family RNA methyltransferase; the encoded protein is MELDFDQPFSERTPRVINAAKLLRTAGRKKADRFLAEGENSVEAAVSTGAATDVFVTETAAQKFVDVITAAKHMGIYVHPITDRAAKSLSDTVNTTGIFAVCRPVLWDIKSALKGQPRLVCVPVETSEPGNAGTLIRVADAMGADCIIFAGNTVDPQGPKAVRSSAGSLFHIPVVREPNLQRVWDSLKARGLKILATTAQGEISLDNAGDVLSHPTAWLMGNEAHGLEESLMEKADHRVCIPIRGRAESLNLATAASVCLYESSKTLLSDQNHL